GTGGCGCCCGTCGGAGGAGACGGTCACGCGGTGGGGCTCGTCGGTCTCGGTGCGGCGGTGGTCCAGCGGGATGGTCCGCAGGATCGTCCCGCTGGACCACCGCCGCAATTCGCGGGAATCGCCTTCCCCTCACGACCCTCTCCACTACGGTCTTCCCAGAGCCGTAAGGCCGTTGTGTCCCCCGGCCTCGAAGGCGTGGCACAGGTCACCGAGATGTTTGTACCCCTTCAGGTGCAAATCCAGTCATGGCCACATTCGCTCCGTCACAACCGACGCCGCTAGTAGCGCTTCACACAGATCTTCGCCAGCACTGGGCGAAATGCCTGCTTCGTTCAACAGACACAACACCGTCAAGAGGTAGCCCGTCTCGAAGAGCGGATACAAGTCCAGACCGCTCGTTCCGGCGTAGCCGTCCATCCCTGGATGTATCACAATGGCACTCCGCGCGCTTACCATAGCCTTGGCCCAAGCGTTGACATCTCCGATTATCTCGCGAAATCTCCGAAACGAATCGTCATCCCTCAAACTGGACTGAAGCGACTGAAGTCCTCTCCCCGAGTACTGTTGATCCCGTGCGAGGACACGCAATGCCCCCACCATCGCGGGCATTCTCTTCGCCGACCGAATGCCGGCCTTGATGCGGGCAAGGGACTCCAATGCCACATAGACATCATTGAACTTGTTTTCGAGATACGCCGACGGGGACCTCCAGCGATTGATGACGCGCAGTATCGGCAACCAATACTTCTCGCAGCAGTTGATCCATCGCACGATGCCTTGCAGCCCGCCGATAGCCTCAAACCCGATAGCTGGCTGCGGTGGGAATCGAGGCGGACGAGGCATACTCGGTTTCCCTCCATCGTCTGTACAGACGGGCACGAAGTGGATCCCCATCGGCCCGGTCGAAGTGAAGAGTAACGCTCCCGATGGGAACGGTGCCGTGAATACTCAGGGCCACCAAGCCATGTATCATTCTCGCCACTTGGAGGATGCCGTTGGAGCCTACCACCGGCCTCGGTACTTCAAAGCGAATCCGGAGAAACGCTGCTTGCTCGACATGAAACCCGAACCGGGAATTGATGGATACCGCGTCATGTCCGAATGACAGGTCGGCGCGCGTTCCGGCTTCGACATACGTGGATGAGGGAGGGGGCTCGAATCTTACCGTCGTCATGTCGCCCCCGGGTTCGCGACCCACCCATCCCTCTCCAATCCAGTGCTGAAGATGCATCTTGGACTTGATCGTAATGCCCGTAGTGCGCAGAGATTCCAGATCTTCAAGAGATTGGAGATCCTCTTCCCAGTTGAAATCTTGGCCTGGAGCAAACGTCAATACTTCTCGGGGTGCGTAATGCTCGCGTGCGTACTGTGGATCAACCCCACTCGTGAAGGTCTTCCGGGATGCATACAGCGCCCAGAAGCTGTAGCCGTCCGATCCGAGGACCGTCGGGATGTCCTGGCCGATGCCGGGCACTGCCGGAGGTCCCCAACGAGAGAAATGGCCATGAATCTTGAGGACTGCACCGCTGCTCTGGTCAAATGTGAGTCTTCCGGGAACGGGATCTCCCGGTGCCGACGGGATGCTCTTCGGCAAGCGCTGCCAGACGTTCTTTGGTATGTGGAACCGACCGTGAACATCTAGCCGATTCGGGTCAAGAGTGGGGCTTGTCATCGCGTTGTTCGTTCCTCCTCCACCCGTGCGCCTCCCCGCGCAATTGGGCGAACGTTGCAGGTCGTCACGAATTGATCCTAGCCTCTCCGCCAGGTTGGGGCTTCTAGCGGGGGTACGGAACGCTCGGGCTCGTGGTGGGGACTCACGTCTGTCGCTGGCGAACAAGATGGGACAAAGATCGACATCCTGCGAACGCTTCGGCGGTACCGGACCGTTCCAACCGACCCGGCGTCATGTCGTCCACTCCGCCGACAGCAACTCCGACTGTTCGAGCACCGTCCGCGTCCTGCTTGTCGGGCGGGTAGCCGTGCTTGCTCAGGATCCGCTTGACGAGCCACCGGAGGTTGGCGCGCACGTTCTCGCGAAGCGTCCAGTCGATCCTGACATTGCTCCGCACGGTCTCGACCAACTCGCGGGCGATGTCGTGGCGGATATCTTCGAGACGCGCCGCGCCAGCGGGAGGAAGCGCGACGACACCACCGGCTTCGTGTCGTGTATGGAGAACCGCGTAAACTCCACCGTCCACAGCTCGCGCTTTCCGCGCGGACCCTCCGCTCCCTGGAGGGTCAGCAGGACGGCGACGAATCCCGCCGGATGGAGCGCCGACAAGATCCGCGAAACCTGGAAGCAGAACATCAGTTGAGGAATTGGGATCATGGACCAACACGCCATCCTGATCGTGCTAGGCCTGTTCGGAGCGATGGCCTCGCCCACCGTTACCCGGGTCGACCTCTATGCTGGCGCGAACAGCTCGCGCTTCGCTACCGAGGACCCCAGTATTGGCGTGACGGCAGGCGTCTCGGCGACATCCTCTTGGGGCCTCCGTCTCGGCGCCTCCTATGCGCGCAGGGGCTATGAAGACAGTGCCTGCCTCGATCCGCCCGATCTCAGCCTGGATCCCGCAGAGATTCCGGCATGCTTCTACAGCCGTCGGCATTTCCAGCGGAGCCAGGACTACATCGACGCGCAGTTGCTGTGGATGGGGGACATCCTGTCGAACGATCGGCTCACCCTGCGTCTTGGGGGCGGCGGGATGCTCGGGTTCGCCGCCGGCTGCTATGAGACCTCGCTCGACAACGCACCGGCACAAGAGTGCAGGACGCGCGACGAGGACTTCATCGCTGGTGTGGTCGCGGGCACCGGCTTGGATATCCGCATGTCGCGTCAGTGGGACCTCACGCTGGACCTCCAATACGGGCATGAGCTGACCAGTGCGTCCTACAGGGAGACTGAGTTCGGCGGTTATCGCATGACGTCCTTGCTCGTCGGCGTAGCCTACCGGAGGTAGACCATGAGCAGAACGGCTCGTCTTGTAGCGGCATCGTGGGGGCCGCCGCCGCCCGACGGGCTCAGAGGCCGTTTTCGGTCGGTGCGGGGGCCTTTCGGGTATTCGACGGGCCATAGGAGCGCCCAGGATCGACGATCTCGGGTCTCCGAGGGTTACCGGTAGGCCGGAAACCGGGCGCTCGGCAGAGCGTGGCGCAGTCCCGAGGAGTGATGAGCCGAGCCGGTCGCCCTCCCTGTCCTCGAGGCTGGCGACGACGAGGCCGAGGGATTTGCCCGCGACCGGTGACCGCCATTTGAGGAAGAGCGTCCATCTGAACCCGCAAGCCGTGTCAGACGCTCGAACAGACGAAGCCCATCGGCCCAGCCCTCCCCTGGAATCGTCGGTCATCGCTCGTCCCTTCCCGGAAACGAAGGAACAATCGGCAGAATCTCGCCGAGGTGGTTCCGATTATCGGCCACGGATCGGATTTTAAGCCGTATATTAGGGGTTGCACCGTAGGCGCCCAAGCTCAGCCCCTTGTCCAGCAGGGGAGTCGAACATGAACACG
This region of Gammaproteobacteria bacterium genomic DNA includes:
- a CDS encoding outer membrane beta-barrel protein: MDQHAILIVLGLFGAMASPTVTRVDLYAGANSSRFATEDPSIGVTAGVSATSSWGLRLGASYARRGYEDSACLDPPDLSLDPAEIPACFYSRRHFQRSQDYIDAQLLWMGDILSNDRLTLRLGGGGMLGFAAGCYETSLDNAPAQECRTRDEDFIAGVVAGTGLDIRMSRQWDLTLDLQYGHELTSASYRETEFGGYRMTSLLVGVAYRR